A window of the Vigna angularis cultivar LongXiaoDou No.4 chromosome 3, ASM1680809v1, whole genome shotgun sequence genome harbors these coding sequences:
- the LOC108324896 gene encoding uncharacterized protein LOC108324896 — translation MKASLKFRDEQQKPLFRAKVPLSVLGMPFQSGIVAGETKELTLNLSTFFESGPSLKVAYRPNDSKNPFSLIVKTGTGPFGSPLKSSMLMSCEFSLPSRTGSPLFMLHFKPRFGDFTFKKTQTSLFDGKPFSNAQNDVVVVNEAVQVETPSFAGAKIPVLDTNSRAAGAVAGMFSGVEVSARTTLPVRGRAAVKFRWGVRVPAEFKGDGAFQRIPFLVMDKIGVEHMMDCGEAKKGRANAATGAPASADVAEACFAVKRQMEVLQSENGLLRNAVEDLRREIVGVRSGGSEFSKWKNPKKNDKKTPSDYGGFSGKSTEVEASEELKKALMGGASSGA, via the coding sequence ATGAAAGCCTCTCTGAAGTTCCGCGATGAACAGCAGAAGCCCTTGTTTAGGGCGAAGGTGCCGCTGAGCGTTCTGGGAATGCCCTTCCAATCCGGCATCGTCGCTGGTGAAACCAAAGAACTAACTCTCAACCTTTCTACCTTTTTCGAATCAGGTCCTTCGCTTAAAGTGGCGTATCGACCTAACGATTCCAAGAACCCTTTCTCGCTCATAGTGAAAACGGGAACCGGACCCTTCGGTTCCCCTCTCAAGAGCTCCATGCTCATGAGCTGCGAGTTCAGCCTTCCCTCCCGAACCGGTTCCCCGCTCTTCATGCTCCACTTCAAACCCCGCTTCGGGGACTTCACATTCAAGAAGACCCAGACCTCCCTCTTCGACGGAAAACCCTTTTCCAACGCGCAAAACGACGTCGTCGTCGTCAACGAGGCCGTTCAAGTCGAAACGCCGTCGTTCGCCGGCGCCAAGATTCCTGTTCTGGATACGAACTCCCGCGCCGCGGGCGCCGTGGCGGGGATGTTCTCCGGCGTTGAGGTGTCCGCCCGGACAACGCTCCCCGTGCGGGGTCGCGCCGCCGTGAAGTTCCGCTGGGGGGTTAGAGTTCCGGCGGAGTTCAAGGGCGACGGCGCGTTCCAGCGGATTCCGTTTCTCGTGATGGACAAGATCGGCGTGGAGCACATGATGGATTGCGGCGAGGCGAAGAAGGGCAGGGCGAACGCGGCCACTGGGGCTCCTGCGAGTGCTGACGTGGCGGAGGCGTGCTTCGCGGTGAAACGGCAGATGGAGGTCCTCCAGTCGGAGAACGGATTGCTGAGGAACGCCGTGGAGGATCTCCGGCGAGAAATTGTTGGCGTCCGAAGCGGAGGTTCGGAGTTTAGTAAGtggaaaaaccctaaaaagaacGACAAGAAAACACCGTCGGATTATGGTGGTTTTTCGGGGAAATCGACGGAGGTTGAAGCGAGTGAGGAATTGAAGAAGGCGTTGATGGGAGGTGCTTCTTCTGGGGCTTGA